In Terriglobales bacterium, the genomic stretch CCGGTAGATGATGCGTTACGTCGCGCTCGCGAGTGGTTCCAGGCCCACCGTTACCTGGACCTGCCAAAGGCGGCGGCCAGTGGCTAAGAAACTGGCCATTGTCGCCGCCCTCGAGCGCGAGGTCGCTCCGCTGGTGCGCGATTGGGACCTCAACGTCGTGCAGCACGGGCCGCGCCAGTTCCACATTCGCGAGCACCAGGACGTCCTCATCATCTGTTCGGGCGTCGGGCCAGCCGCCGCTCGCACCGCCGCCGAGATCCTGCACAAGCACGCCAAGGGCGACCTGGCGGGCTTCATCTCCGCCGGCTACGCGGGAGCGCTCACACCCGAGCTGAAGGTGGGCGACGTGGTGCAGCCGGAGCGCGTGATCTCGCCGGAGGGCGGGCAGCTTCCGGCGCACGGCGACGACGGCATCCTGGTCAGCGCGGTGGAGATCGCGACCCCGGAGCACAAGAAGCGCCTGGCCGAGCTGCACAGCGCCAAGGCAGTGGACATGGAAGCGCACGCGGTCGCCGACTACGCCAGCGTGCACCATCTGCCGTGCGTGGTCATCAAGGTCATCTCCGACGAGCACGATTCCGAGCTGCCGCCGGTGGAGCAGTTCGTCGACCCGGCCGGCCGCTTCAAGTCTTCCAGCTTCGCCATCCACGCGCTGGTGCGCCCCTGGCTGTGGCGCAAGGTGATCCGCCTGGGGCGCGACACCTCGCTCGCCAGCCGTGCCCTTTGTGATGCCCTGCGCGAGGCCATCCAGGCACATGCGCGCGGCGAGCTTTACAATAAGAGCAAGGGTCCCGCCCGCTAAGCATGGCCGTTTCCGCAGAACCACAGCGCAGCTCCGTCCCCGCCGCCGTTCCCGCGACGATGACCGCGGCGGTCTACCGTGCGCAGAATGAGGTGCGGGTCGAGACGGTGCCGGTGCCGAAGCTCGAGCGCGGCGAACTGCTCCTCCGCGTCCACACCTGCGGCATCTGCGGCACCGACCTGAAGAAGATCTCCACCGGCTCGCACTCCGCCCCCCGCATCTTCGGCCACGAGACCGCCGGCGTGGTCGCCGCCCTGGGCGAAGGCGTCACCAGGTTCAAGCTGGGCGACCGCGTGATGGCCTTCCACCACATCCCCTGCGGACGCTGCTACTACTGCGAGCGCAAGGTCTTCGCCCAGTGCCCGGTCTACAAGAAGGTCGGGACGACCGCCGGCTTCGAGCCTTCCGGCGGCGGCTTTGCCGAATACGTCCGCGTGATGGACTGGATCGTCGAGCAAGGCGTGGTCCGCATTCCCGACCACGTCAGCTTCGAGCAGGCCGCCTGGATCGAGCCGGTCAACACCTGCATGAAGGGGATCGAGACTCTGAAGCTGCAGAAGGGCGAGACGGTCTTCGTCATCGGACAGGGGCCCATCGGTATCGTGTTGGCAGCATTGGCCAAACGCGCCGGAGCCCGTGTCATCACTTCCGATTTGCACCCACCGCGGCTTACAATGAGTAGAAGCTTCGGCTTGCTGGAAACCATCGAGGCGGGGCGTGAAGACGCCGTCGCCGCGGTGTGCGCCCGGACCGAGGGTCGGGGCGTGGATGCGACCATCGTGGCCGTGGCCGGGAACTCGTTGATCCAGCCTGCTTTGGAT encodes the following:
- a CDS encoding zinc-dependent dehydrogenase, translated to MAVSAEPQRSSVPAAVPATMTAAVYRAQNEVRVETVPVPKLERGELLLRVHTCGICGTDLKKISTGSHSAPRIFGHETAGVVAALGEGVTRFKLGDRVMAFHHIPCGRCYYCERKVFAQCPVYKKVGTTAGFEPSGGGFAEYVRVMDWIVEQGVVRIPDHVSFEQAAWIEPVNTCMKGIETLKLQKGETVFVIGQGPIGIVLAALAKRAGARVITSDLHPPRLTMSRSFGLLETIEAGREDAVAAVCARTEGRGVDATIVAVAGNSLIQPALDATRPGGRVMLFAQTVRSEARFDPASVCVDEKALLGSYSASVDLQEESVRFVFSGEMDLARLISHRFALAQSVEALELAAKPQPDSMKIVIQPGMGWGK